A window from Christensenellaceae bacterium encodes these proteins:
- a CDS encoding superoxide dismutase — METNNKYPFVNLPLPYAYNALEPYIDEKTMMLHHDKHLQTYIDNLNTVLHNQPKYQEWTLEELLYNAARLPADIQTAVINNGGGVYNHRLYFDGLINGGTKIGPKTSQLIDKSFGSMDKFKEQLKVMGLGVFGSGYAWLGFNKAGELKLIKTANQDTPIPLNLYPILNLDVWEHAYYLKHYNVRTDYIDDYLNIINWDRVEERITEFEKKNRKV; from the coding sequence ATGGAAACAAACAACAAATATCCCTTTGTAAATCTTCCTCTTCCTTATGCCTATAATGCGTTGGAACCATACATTGACGAAAAAACTATGATGCTTCATCATGACAAGCATTTACAGACTTATATCGACAACCTGAACACAGTGCTGCATAATCAGCCCAAATATCAGGAGTGGACATTGGAAGAACTGCTTTATAACGCAGCCAGGCTTCCGGCTGACATACAGACCGCGGTCATAAACAACGGTGGCGGGGTATATAATCACAGGCTGTATTTTGACGGGCTGATAAACGGCGGCACCAAGATAGGACCTAAAACCTCTCAGCTTATAGACAAAAGCTTTGGCAGCATGGATAAGTTTAAGGAACAACTTAAAGTTATGGGTCTTGGTGTGTTTGGCTCGGGCTATGCATGGCTGGGATTTAACAAGGCTGGTGAACTGAAACTTATAAAGACCGCAAATCAGGATACACCCATTCCGCTGAATTTATATCCGATTTTGAACCTGGACGTCTGGGAGCACGCGTATTATTTGAAGCATTACAACGTCAGAACAGATTATATTGATGACTATCTTAATATAATAAATTGGGATAGAGTTGAAGAACGTATAACAGAGTTTGAAAAAAAGAATAGAAAAGTTTAA